A region from the Tsuneonella mangrovi genome encodes:
- a CDS encoding indoleamine 2,3-dioxygenase: MELQDYGMSRERGYLSHYEIDSITLPSQFDAVTQAAGNLSGLLSSGRVRHWLDQLPDPRLEEWAKEAPDEEVRTAMVHYSFLVQSYVWGEPTAPKHLPANLARPMVAISDRLGQAPLLPYSGYVLDNWARIDKAGPITLDNIAMVQNFVGGDDENWFVMIHVAIEAEAGVLLDNAAKLVTIAKNGDEAEAERLLVEMDAAWERIYGHFARMGERCDPYIYFHRVRPYIHGWANNPAFPAGGLVYEGVDKLGGKPQALRGQTGSQSSIVPAMDALFQVGHSDDPLKSFLDELHHYRPVQHRRFIEDLAAQSTLRTFVEASGSRSLKDAFNACVQQAARFRTRHLEYAASYINKQMSTGSGNDPDVGTGGTPFMKYLKKHRDENREQVVA; this comes from the coding sequence ATGGAGCTCCAAGACTACGGTATGAGCCGCGAGCGCGGCTACCTTTCGCATTACGAGATCGACTCGATCACTCTCCCCAGCCAGTTCGACGCGGTGACCCAAGCCGCCGGAAACCTCTCCGGCCTGCTCTCATCGGGCCGCGTGCGCCACTGGCTCGACCAGCTGCCCGATCCTCGGCTGGAGGAATGGGCCAAGGAAGCGCCGGACGAAGAAGTCCGCACCGCGATGGTCCACTACAGCTTCCTGGTGCAAAGCTACGTCTGGGGCGAACCGACCGCGCCCAAGCACCTTCCCGCCAACCTTGCTCGCCCGATGGTGGCGATCTCCGACCGGCTCGGCCAGGCACCGCTGCTGCCCTATTCGGGCTACGTGCTCGACAACTGGGCGCGGATCGACAAGGCGGGCCCCATCACGCTCGACAACATCGCCATGGTCCAGAACTTCGTCGGCGGCGACGACGAAAACTGGTTCGTGATGATCCACGTCGCGATCGAGGCCGAAGCGGGCGTGCTGCTCGACAACGCAGCCAAGCTGGTGACGATTGCAAAAAATGGCGACGAGGCCGAAGCCGAGCGCCTGCTGGTCGAAATGGACGCCGCGTGGGAGCGGATCTACGGCCACTTTGCGCGGATGGGCGAACGGTGCGATCCGTACATCTACTTCCATCGCGTTCGCCCCTACATCCACGGCTGGGCGAACAACCCGGCGTTCCCGGCGGGCGGCCTGGTCTATGAAGGCGTCGACAAGCTCGGCGGCAAGCCGCAGGCGCTGCGCGGGCAGACCGGCAGCCAGTCGAGCATCGTCCCGGCGATGGACGCGCTGTTCCAGGTCGGCCACAGCGACGATCCGCTCAAGTCGTTCCTCGACGAACTGCATCACTATCGCCCGGTCCAGCATCGGCGCTTCATCGAAGACCTTGCCGCACAATCGACGCTGCGGACATTTGTCGAGGCAAGTGGCAGCCGGTCGCTCAAGGATGCGTTCAACGCTTGCGTCCAGCAGGCCGCGCGCTTCCGCACCCGGCATCTCGAATACGCCGCAAGCTACATCAACAAGCAGATGAGCACCGGCTCGGGCAACGATCCCGACGTCGGCACCGGCGGTACGCCGTTTATGAAATACCTCAAGAAGCACCGCGACGAAAACCGCGAGCAGGTGGTGGCCTAA
- a CDS encoding nucleotide exchange factor GrpE, whose product MQNDKTKPQDAEVEKELDGVPEEFLDRDDAATAEEETSSLDLALGRLKDDLEAAKQEVLYAKAETQNVRRRMEKDIADARAYAATGFARDILSVADNLARAIESIPQSMREDDAMKGLVAGIEATQREVEKVFAQHGISRIASKGLPLDPNQHQAMMEIPTTEAEPGTVVQEMQSGWMIRDRLLRPAMVGVAKKPD is encoded by the coding sequence ATGCAGAACGACAAGACCAAGCCGCAGGATGCGGAAGTGGAAAAGGAACTCGACGGCGTGCCCGAGGAATTCCTCGACAGGGACGACGCAGCGACGGCGGAGGAGGAGACCTCTTCGCTCGATCTCGCGCTCGGTCGCCTGAAGGACGATCTCGAGGCGGCAAAGCAGGAAGTGCTCTACGCCAAGGCGGAAACGCAGAACGTGCGCCGACGGATGGAGAAGGACATCGCTGACGCGCGCGCCTACGCCGCGACCGGCTTTGCCCGCGACATCCTGAGCGTGGCGGACAACCTTGCCCGCGCAATCGAATCTATCCCGCAGTCGATGCGCGAAGACGACGCGATGAAAGGCCTCGTGGCCGGGATTGAAGCGACCCAGCGCGAAGTCGAGAAGGTGTTTGCCCAGCACGGCATCAGCCGGATCGCTTCCAAGGGCCTGCCGCTCGACCCCAACCAGCACCAGGCGATGATGGAAATCCCCACAACCGAGGCCGAGCCCGGCACCGTGGTGCAGGAAATGCAGAGCGGCTGGATGATCCGCGACCGCTTGCTACGCCCGGCGATGGTCGGGGTGGCGAAGAAGCCGGACTAA
- the hrcA gene encoding heat-inducible transcriptional repressor HrcA, with translation MPTPPISELSIRAREIFRLVVEGYLSTGQPVGSKTLSASDAVNLSPASIRSVLAELEGLGLLAAPHTSAGRMPTEGGLRLFVDGMMQVAEPTAAERKAIERRLSEPGPIEAALEATSAILSDISGAAGMVMVPRREPRLAQLSLVPLSPDRALAVLVGEDGAVENRVVELPGPATASALEAASNYITARLSGRTLAEASKAMQAELAAGQSQLDAASRDLVTRGLAVWSEDAARRPVLIVRGAANLLDEAALDDIERVRQLLDDLESKQSVAELLESARDAQAARIFIGSENRLFALSGSSVIASPYRDREGRVVGVLGVIGPTRLNYARVVPIVDFTARSLGKLIG, from the coding sequence ATGCCTACGCCGCCGATCTCCGAATTGTCGATCCGCGCCCGCGAGATTTTCCGTCTCGTGGTGGAAGGCTATTTGAGCACCGGACAGCCGGTGGGATCGAAAACGCTCTCCGCATCCGACGCGGTGAACCTCTCGCCCGCCTCGATCCGCTCGGTGCTGGCGGAGCTGGAGGGGCTGGGCCTGCTCGCCGCGCCGCATACCAGCGCGGGGCGGATGCCGACCGAAGGCGGCTTGCGGCTGTTCGTCGACGGGATGATGCAAGTGGCGGAGCCAACGGCGGCCGAGCGCAAAGCGATCGAGCGCCGCCTGTCCGAGCCCGGCCCGATCGAAGCGGCGCTCGAGGCGACCAGTGCGATCCTGTCGGACATTTCCGGGGCTGCCGGGATGGTGATGGTCCCGCGCCGCGAACCGCGCCTTGCGCAGCTGAGCCTCGTGCCGCTCTCGCCCGACCGCGCGCTGGCGGTGCTCGTCGGTGAGGACGGTGCGGTAGAGAACCGGGTTGTCGAATTGCCCGGACCGGCCACCGCATCTGCGCTCGAAGCGGCGAGCAATTACATCACCGCGCGCCTTTCCGGGCGGACCCTTGCCGAAGCGTCCAAGGCGATGCAGGCCGAGCTTGCAGCGGGCCAGAGTCAGCTTGACGCCGCGAGTCGCGACCTCGTCACGCGCGGGCTTGCGGTGTGGAGCGAGGATGCCGCGCGCCGCCCGGTGCTGATCGTGCGCGGTGCGGCAAACCTGCTCGACGAAGCCGCGCTCGACGACATCGAACGGGTGCGCCAATTGCTCGACGACCTCGAAAGCAAGCAATCGGTCGCCGAATTGCTCGAATCCGCCCGCGACGCGCAAGCCGCCCGGATATTCATCGGCAGCGAGAACCGGCTGTTTGCATTGAGCGGTTCGTCGGTTATCGCCTCGCCCTATCGCGACCGCGAGGGCCGGGTGGTCGGCGTGCTCGGGGTGATTGGCCCGACGCGGTTGAATTACGCGCGGGTCGTCCCCATCGTGGACTTCACAGCCCGTTCTCTGGGCAAGCTCATCGGATAG